TTCCGCACTCGAAATTCCTAACCTAAGTTCTCTAAGGTAAATCCTCTACCCTAATGTTACAGGCCATTAACGGAGAGGAAGGTGAAACTAACCTCGACggcggagaagaagaaaaaaaaatgcagctcCAAATGGCCACAAACGGAGAAGATGAAGACTCGCGGAGGAGAGTggaggaaagaaaaaaggaagaagaaacgCAAAAACGTTAAATGCTGGGTGcgcccttttcttttttaaatttaatattcaagtgaaatgttgggtgcaccagcaatattgctaggtgcacctagcaacacccttggGTGAAGAGGAAGAATTGGGTAAGACTATATATGAAGCCTAAATCAATTTGACACATGTATTGCAAGGGGCTGCTATTCTTGCCCTTTTTTTGCTCTTTTCACCATTTTACAAAAATGTATCATGTTACCATTTTACcctcatttttagtttttctcttCAATACACAACAAAAACCCTTTTTTTGTAGTGTATCTTAGAATAATACAcaacgaaaacaatttttattgtgaagaatacacaatgaaaacacattttcatattgattgaaAACATGTTTCTATTGTGTATTGTTCATAGAAAACATGTTTTCATTGTGTTATGGGGCATGTCTTTCATAAACAACAGAAACACATATTCTTTTTgcgttatatataacaaaaatcttttattttatccgTAGTCATTAAAAACAAGTACTAAgagatttataataactcatacACCTTAACTAATTGGGCTAGATGTCTTggtattaaacatatttttgttgtatagAGAGAATGCACCTCCTAATATGACAAAAATGAGTTTCCATTGTGTATATTATACTACATAAGTATTAACAAATtcaatgttattaattaaattaaaaaaactttcttAAGAGTCATATATTTAGATGAATGTAGTATGCGACTCATTGGcttgatgaaaaattaaaaatactataaaattgAGAATATAAAAGTATTGAGTTTTAGAAACTTACATGACGATATATTCCTAttgaaaaatcaagaaaataaatgaccaaataaattaattaattgattttttcataattatctaaatttatttgAGCTTCTCTACTTTGAGCACTAGGTCATCTAACCCTACTGGGAATGTCCCATGTAGAGTGAGTTGAACTGTCAAACTCAAAATTGTGACCAAGAAAAAATTGGATTGTCAAGTTAGGTTAGGTTACAAAAAATGTGACCAATAAAAAATTTTGATCGAGTTGAACCAACTGACTTTTCATGTTTAGATTAAGCTGAACTGAACAATCCATTTTAATATATCTAagtgaataaaaattatatgaaaaatatttttcttcaaaattcaaCCAATTCCTCCTTGAGTTTGAACTTATGCGAGTCACATGAATCATTATAACTTCCTGAgccaattaataatttttcctaCCCTAACTTGACTTTAACTTGCAATATACTGGTTGCCATGACTTACTTTGACTAGTCTAACATGCATTATATTTAGGATTAGGATTAATAGCATAAAATTGCTTTATAACATAtaagataattaaataagaaacttCTTTTTCAGGATGGACGTCTTTACCTGATCCTTATATTACTTAAAGACTAATTGATAAACAGtttataaattgtttttcttatatatgatTGGAGAATATTAGCAATCAAcgataaatatataaagtaaaaaaaaaaattatgtttggcCCGTCTTGCTTGTCAAGCTTTACATAACTGATCTCAACTTCTCAAATAGTATTTAATTGAAGGCAGCCAACTAACAGTCAATGTAAGCAATACAGCTATAAAATTGATTGGGAGTAGACTAATTCTCTGACAAGGATTTTGAGTAATCTGAACAATTATAGATGCTTGTTATATACAATTATGGAGCATTATTTACAGTATAGAATATCAACactgacttaaataaatggttgattgattgattcGTTTTGACTTCTCGAATATTAtgatttgttaattattaatcataattttgattaaagcATTGTGAGAGAAAGTTTCAACTTAACCATATTAGGATAATTGATGAATCATTCCCAACAAGAGTACATATTATCTGCATTGAAATTTCGAGAATAAAATCAACATCCAATTGCTTGTAGTTGGGAAACTGACTGAAAGGTACATGATATATGTGTAGCACTTGCGAATTGATTCTGTAAAAAATATAGCGTACGCAATATATATGATGTTGCctccattttgtttttttttttcagagacTATTATGGAAAATTTTTACCGTGTATATTAATTGTATTCAACTCAAACATATGtacctattaaaaaaatatgtgatttaaataataaaaaattatgaatgtttcttagagttaaaaattaatcttactcATAAACTGTTAttgatctaaaaaaaaatttattcagaattttttttttgttaaataaattattttttacatgtgAACATTGAAATTTTACACTATTGGGTCAATGCTATGAGTTGAATTTTGTTGTTTTGCAAGCTgccttcaatttattttaaaaagaaaaaaaattaagaaagaaaacttACAACACCATGGACTATTGATATCACGTGTTCTCCCATCTTCATACAAATCATCCCACAAAACGTAGCACCTGCAGCCATCGTgaggaaatatttttctattagaaaatgaCATGGAGAAGCAAAATGCCTTGGTGACAGGGTGTTGATGAATTAATCAGGATTATAAACACATCATATTAAACTCTACGATTTTCCTCATGATGCAAACCATGACTTCATATACGATCGAAACAATGGAGTGGgtattctaatattttaatgaaGCAATATGTTTATCAAACTtactaaaaatgttttatcctcgaTCATCTGCATTAATGGTGAAAAaacataatgttttttttaagttagaTTATGAGTTTTCGTTTATAATTAGGGTTGAAAATAAATCAGATAAAAATTTGTAGTCTAATCTAAATCAGACTTAAATCAAGTTAGACCTATTtacttccttaaaaaaattagaaagaaagaaaaagaaaagctagaCCTATTTACTAGATAAGttgagtaatatattttttccggTCCCCTTCAAAATCcgctaatatttaattaaaaagctTATTAGACTAAGTTTTATAACATAgagattgactttttttttaaaggaacatggtgattgacttgatttctattatataattataatatgattagataaaaatgtaattgctgtcaaaaagatcaaaattcaataaaaaaaccatttaatttaattaattgtttcaatTATCTTGCATCTGATTCAACAGATTTAGGATATtgtaaatacataaattaaaataatttagaaaatatgatataatttgatttttgtagaaaaaagaaaagaaagattgcGGTAATATCTGGTACGAAATCATCTGCTTATGATAATACTGGATAAATTATATTGACGTCGCACTTTAACCACGATAGATAAGTGTTACACTAAATTAAAAGCCAtagttttttaatatgaatgaaatttaCTTTTCTTTGTCAATAATTGCTACCATTTGAATCGAAAATTGTATCAATGGATTTATAACATTTACCATGTTCAAACAATTAAGTTACATCCCATGATTATtttttacagtaaaaaaaattaactatacttttaattttccaaaataaaaattaactatacTTAAATGTTTCAGCGGcttaatgttataatttttaattagctaGGTCgatataattacttttttattgaaagaaaGGTCGATAtaacttcctcttcttcttttttttctcagaacatatatatatatatatatatatatatatatatatatatatataacttattcTAAGTTTCAAATGTCTCGATAATTTTATTTGGGCGTTACCGTCTTATGATATTGAGACCGAAACCAAAAACTTACGgcattgattttcattttttgttgttgaatacGATACAGAATTTGAAATGcgactaattaaattaaattgcatCGTGATCAAGACATATGCCTATGCTCAAATGATATTATACAGTCCGTCTTAAGattataatgattaataataacgataaaatataacttctaatttttcttattttaaaataaaaatgttttaggGCTGAGGACTCTGTCTTCCTCAATCAACATTTAAAAGtaggaataatattttattaataaaatattcatgaactaattaacataattaagcGATCTATTTGACTTAACGACGTTTTAATTTCTCTCACAAATATATTGTGTAAATTTTGATAAACACAAAGAATTGTGTTGTGTAATAACAAAATGTCTCTATCATGAACGGAATATTAGAGAAGAGAAGGTAGTATCTAACTAAGAATGTTCATATTTAGactttctctttgtttatttttctttctagatcattgactaaattaaaaattaaaattaaacataaattaatgATTTCGCTAGAACTTCCTGCCATTTGCGGGCAAATTGGTTTTGAACTTATCTGTAATATAGACTTTTGAGTTCTGACGGTTTATGAAATTAAGACAGTTCTATCGATCGAACAGTCAGTCGCAAAATGATAAGTATAAATCCTAATGTTTAGATACACTAAAAGAAGCTTCTAACTTTTGATCTTGTAAATTGTTACGaattttaaagtatataaatatttgCTTTAATCACAATGATATAgcataaaatattagaaattgaACTCATTGCACCTCAATTGACCCTGTAAACGTGACGTAGGTGTGAGTGGGGGTGATTTTTTCTCAACCACTACCCATCAAATTTAAGCTTACTTCGTTAGACTTGCAACTAAACTGGTGAAAAACTAATTGACAGTTCAATGATTAAAACACGATCGACTAAACTAAAATTACACTAGAatatacaattaaacataattatttatttgatatatttaattatgtttataagaaaaataattctaagtGTGGTTCTTAATTGATCACTGGACAATCGTTAATTAAGTATTTCAAGTCTTGTCGTGCTCATGCATTTAAGGTTGATGGACTGTGTGTATCGTTTCTTGTTGAGGGACAACCGCTCATCATCTATAGATCAAACACACCTTGATCATCGGTTTCTGATTATTAAAGAGTGTTAACTCTATAATGACACTCTCATAATcccatctcttttaagagaccgataaaattattaaaaaaatatcattataaaaGAATCATAATAATGAGATTAATAagcaataaagacaaaaaagagTAAGTGTTATCAAGGATGGAGTAAAATCTCATCAACAAGACTCACACCCCACTCTAAAGAttgattataatttgatttcaattgAATGTTTTTAGCTAAGTCTCAAAAATCCTAGGTGAAATTAGTTACAAAAACACATAGAATAAATATGTTAAAGGAGTGAATATTACTTATGTTTTacaatgaaatttcatttttttatatgcaaaatattaataattaatatgttatgttagtGAAAGATTcaaactcataatctctttatTACTCCAACCCTTATATTCCTCCCTTCAACTACCGAATGACTCCCAtacttaaaatgaataaaacatGTGCAAAATTCAATCTACTATAAACATTAAATTGATGTAGTAAGATTAGTCTACTTCAACTCTTCAATCATTAGACTATTATTCTCTTTATATTtccttcattttgtttttttagtttgtcCTGTAGTCTCCATCTCTGCTGTAAGCCTGTAACATCGGATGTCAATGTGTACTTAACTTCATTGTTACCTAAAttatgcttgatgtatatatgaAGGGTGCACAATGGGTCTTGTCAATCTGGTGGATAGACCTTAATCTTGCGTCCAATAAACTTTGCAGGGAAAAGAAAGGTTTTTGACTAGTCTTGTCACGTGGGACGGGCAAATTGACGCTATAAGATACAGTACAATTGTCAAAGTGAGATTGCTAAACCTATGTGAGTGGACTTTTATTTACATTATAAAGGCCCAAAACCCATAGGAAGTGTCTTATGCATGGCTTCAACTTCAGCCCAAATCAATAATCTATTAGTAATTAATCTCATACTCAAAACATGTAAAATATATACGTCATTATCTTTAAATGTATAAACCtatattaaattgaaacaaaaatgtaaaattcgATTATCACGTGAAAAAATGATTACAAATTTCACTTTCAAGTAGTAAGGATTTTGTTTTCTCTCCCATTTGTTTTTATACTCTAAATTCTAAAGTATACAGATGATTTTAAATAGCTAGGAAAAGAACATCTCTAAATATGGATaggaagaagaaataaattaaaaaaaagtggatTATATCATGGTACAACCAATGAGTTCAATGACATTGGTTAGGTAAGGGCGGCATGCATGTATAGATTCAGATATGTTATGTGTACTCACCTATTAATTCTAATATAtccatttattatttaattataactgatttcatcttatttttcatGCACCTACATTCTCATTTTGTCACCTACCTAAACATGAGGTGTTTCTATGAAAATATGCCTCTACCAATTTTCAtatgcaaaacatgcatgaCAATAAATAACTATCTTATGTCCGACTCAAACAACATACACAGGTACAGGTGGCCGCCATTGAACGAaccaattattaatttattaagcaCCTTACTTTAAAAACAACatctaaacaaacaaatagagtctgcatataatattattaaaatagaaGACAAAACCAAAGTATGAAGAAACCAGTGCTCTGTCAATAGTTTCaagggaataaaataaaattcaaaaccatCCAACCCCTTGTTCCAAAAGCTCAAACCCATCAAACAAAAAGTTACACAGCAAAACCAGCTAAACAGCAGTAatacaagaaaagaaacaaagtttTTGCTCAACTTGTGTGCTATGAATGAAGGTGTTGTTGGTTCGCACGTAGCTTTCAAGGTCATACGTGTGAGCTTGCGTTGAAAATTTCCTGGCTTTGCGTGAAGAGCTGGACTCTCATCCAAAACTACTTTCTCAAACGTCATCATTTTCCCTCCAACCCTTTTTTATACCCAAGAAAATTGCTCATTATTCTCCACTCACATTCATTCATTCACTCACCCCAAAACCCAAAAACCTTTCCTTTTACTTTTTCTCaaactgaaacataaaaaatggaGGGTCTTATTCCTTTTGTTTACAAGGCTATCATGCAATCCAAGGGCGACAAAGAGGGTCATCCTATAGGATCATGGCTTTGTGAGTCTCCTTACTCATACATGAGACTTCCTGGTGACTCGGGTAGGTTTCAAATTCAAGCACCAGCTGCTGCTTCACCCTCTTCCACCAACCCTAATTCTTCTTCTGCTACACAAATCATTGTTTCCTCTGGTGTTCAGTCCCCACATCAGTGTTTAACACATCGTCGAATTGCAGCATGAAAATGAACAAGTTTGTGCCTGAAGAAAAAGCCGAAGGTGCttaattcaagagttcaagttTGTGCTTTCAAGTGTTGGGAATCTTGGTTCTTTGTTTCAACTTAATTTGGAGTTGTAAGCGTGTGGAAAACAACAACCAAAAGGGTCTCATACGCTTATTAGGTAGTGGTGGTATTTCAGTATTTGTAATTACGTTGTAGATATGGGTTTCTCATGCTTAAGAAATTGTTCGTGTTTTATGACCAAAGGGTCACTTGAACTATATGAGTTTTTAGACAAAATAATGAGCAAAATGTAATAGGTTTATTGTTGTAGAATAAAGCAAATAATCAATCTGCAATTGTTCgttgtttattattttctgaTTTCGGACTTTAATTcatcttttgatattttataggTGATTGAAGTTTGGTTCTGCGAGAGTTAGGTTATGTTTTTTAgactttagatttttttttattagaagttatacaagaagaaaataaaaggataagataaaatgagttgttttttaaatttataaactaaaaaaaaactaaaattaacttatacacTTACTTATTATAAAAGTCCACTCATTTAACTTtagaaaagttaaaatatattagttttaatttataaaagaagtttaatttatgaggaaaaaaataacCGTCATCTAATTactatttatctttaaaataattatcttaaattaaattaaataataatttataattttatgatatcATATGAGTATAAGAACATTAAACTCTTAATTTAcactttatctttttatatatattctccAATGGAAAAGTTTATCTATAGTCTAAACATACTATTAGAGGTTGTAATcactaataaacaaaaaattctgATTTTATGTACGTGACCAAATTAAGGAGAAATAGTTACTA
This region of Glycine max cultivar Williams 82 chromosome 7, Glycine_max_v4.0, whole genome shotgun sequence genomic DNA includes:
- the LOC100306193 gene encoding uncharacterized protein LOC100306193, producing MEGLIPFVYKAIMQSKGDKEGHPIGSWLCESPYSYMRLPGDSGRFQIQAPAAASPSSTNPNSSSATQIIVSSGVQSPHQCLTHRRIAA